A genome region from Gambusia affinis linkage group LG24, SWU_Gaff_1.0, whole genome shotgun sequence includes the following:
- the LOC122826903 gene encoding sodium/myo-inositol cotransporter-like — MASNTTMEAADVVVIVVYFIVVLGIGFAAMRKSNRGTVSGYFLAGRSMNWFTVGASLFVSNIGTEHFIGLAGSGAVSGFSVAAWEFNALLLLQLLGWVFIPVYIHCQVYTMPEYLSKRFGGKRLKVYFAALTLVLYIFTKLSVDLYSGALFIQESLGWNLYVSIIVLIVMTAALTVTGGLVAVIYTDTVQAILMIVGALCLTGIGFAKVGGLEGLKEKYMQASPNITAILLSSPNLTYSESCKHHLHPKPNALKILRGPKDPDLPWPGFLLGQTPASIWYWCADQVIVQRVLAAKNIVHAKGSTIMAGFLKILPMFIMVMPGMISRVLFTDQLACIGPDHCMQVCGSAAGCSNVAYPRLVMSLMPVGLRGLMMAAMIAALMSDLDSIFNSASTIFTLDIYKMLRKDASPKELVVTGRLFVVLMVALSIAWVPVVIEMQGGQMFYYIQEVSDYLTPPVAALFLLGVLWQRCNETGAFWGGAVGSALGALRLLLAVVYREPYCGQPDERPSFIKQIHFMYVAAILFWVSATTTVVVSLCTPPPEKQLIRTTTLWGLRQRMKLNTLAIDQGEENLNKTNATENGGGVAGEETLQSHQKKLRRTDGRDENTQSTNGNIIPAQSSLRNDSYNLIAEPMLEGEGNGREVKDVEEGKECHLGEGGDSVKVCGGICGRRKKSSQTRVITAQEQERIVNKLLYEPPRTRIILNAALVLICVIGIFLYLYFSL; from the exons ATGGCTTCCAATACCACCATGGAAGCAGCAGACGTTGTTGTTATCGTAGTTTACTTCATCGTGGTGCTCGGGATCGGCTTCGCGGCAATGCGGAAATCCAACCGAGGCACGGTGAGCGGCTACTTCCTGGCTGGTCGCTCCATGAACTGGTTCACCGTGGGAGCATCTCTCTTCGTCAGCAACATTGGAACTGAGCATTTCATTGGACTCGCCGGGTCAGGGGCTGTTAGCGGGTTTAGCGTGGCTGCATGGGAATTCaatgctctgctgctgcttcagttACTGGGCTGGGTGTTCATCCCTGTGTACATTCACTGTCAAGTCTACACCATGCCAGAGTACCTGTCCAAGCGATTCGGAGGGAAGCGCCTGAAAGTGTATTTTGCGGCTTTGACTCTGGTGCTTTACATCTTCACCAAGTTGTCTGTGGACCTCTATTCAGGTGCCTTGttcatccaggaatccttaggGTGGAACCTTTATGTTTCCATCATCGTCCTCATCGTCATGACAGCTGCGCTGACGGTCACTGGAGGTCTGGTCGCTGTCATCTACACAGACACAGTCCAAGCAATTCTGATGATTGTCGGAGCGCTCTGTCTGACGGGCATCGGCTTCGCCAAAGTCGGAGGCCTCgaag GGCTAAAAGAAAAGTACATGCAGGCCAGTCCAAACATCACTGCCATTCTTCTGTCTTCACCTAATCTGACATATTCTGAATCCTGTAAGCATCATCTCCACCCAAAACCAAATGCTCTGAAAATCCTGAGAGGCCCAAAAGATCCAGATCTTCCCTGGCCTGGTTTCCTGCTGGGTCAGACCCCTGCCTCCATCTG GTACTGGTGTGCAGACCAGGTGATCGTACAACGAGTTCTGGCCGCAAAGAACATTGTTCATGCCAAAGGGTCGACCATCATGGCAGGCTTCCTCAAAATTCTCCCCATGTTTATCATGGTCATGCCAG GGATGATTTCCAGGGTCTTATTTACTGACCAGTTGGCGTGCATCGGCCCAGACCACTGCATGCAGGTGTGCGGTTCTGCCGCCGGCTGCAGCAACGTGGCGTACCCTCGCCTCGTCATGTCGTTGATGCCCGTCGGTCTCCGCGGCTTGATGATGGCGGCCATGATTGCTGCTTTGATGAGCGACTTGGACTCTATCTTCAACTCTGCGAGCACCATATTCACACTGGACATTTACAAAATGCTGCGAAAGGACGCGTCGCCCAAGGAGCTGGTGGTAACCGGCAGGCTTTTTGTCGTCCTTATGGTGGCCCTCAGCATCGCTTGGGTGCCGGTGGTCATCGAAATGCAAGGGGGACAGATGTTTTACTATATCCAAGAGGTGTCTGATTATTTAACGCCCCCTGTGGCGGCGCTATTCCTGCTCGGTGTTCTGTGGCAGCGCTGCAACGAGACCGGTGCCTTCTGGGGTGGAGCGGTAGGCTCTGCTCTTGGCGCTCTGCGGTTACTCTTAGCCGTAGTTTACAGAGAACCGTACTGCGGCCAGCCGGACGAGCGACCATCCTTCATCAAACAAATCCATTTCATGTACGttgcggccatcttgttttggGTTTCAGCTACGACGACTGTCGTCGTGAGTCTCTGCACGCCTCCGCCGGAAAAACAGCTAATCAGAACGACCACTCTGTGGGGGTTGAGGCAGAGAATGAAGTTAAACACACTAGCAATAGATCAAGGTGAAGAAAACCTCAACAAAACAAACGCGACTGAAAATGGAGGTGGTGTTGCTGGTGAAGAAACGCTCCAGAGCCACCAAAAGAAGCTCAGGAGAACTGATGGTAGAGATGAAAACACTCAATCGACCAATGGGAACATAATCCCAGCCCAGTCATCACTACGGAATGACTCGTATAATCTGATCGCTGAGCCTATGCTGGAGGGCGAGGGAAATGGGAGAGAAGTGAAGGATGTGGAAGAGGGGAAGGAGTGCCATTTGGGGGAAGGAGGAGACTCTGTGAAAGTTTGTGGGGGTATTTGTGGCCGCCGGAAAAAATCTTCGCAGACTCGGGTCATTACAGCTCAGGAGCAGGAGAGGATTGTAAATAAGCTTCTGTACGAACctcccagaaccagaatcatACTAAACGCAGCACTGGTATTGATTTGTGTGATTGGgatctttctttatttgtacTTCTCCTTATAG